In Gammaproteobacteria bacterium, a single genomic region encodes these proteins:
- the argH gene encoding argininosuccinate lyase, which produces MIEKEKAAETATWSGLFAEPVAELVKRYTASVEFDKRLAPFDIQGSRAHARMLAAQGIISAADLADIERGLARIEVEIRDGKFEWSIDLEDVHLNIEKRLTALVGDAGKRLHTARSRNDQVATDIRLYLRDAIDTLRRGIRELQTELLNLARTHADTVMPGFTHLQVAQPVSFGHHLLAYFEMLARDAERLADCRKRVNRLPLGAAALAGTSYPIDRERVARELGFERVCANSLDAVSDRDFAIEFTAAAALIMMHLSRLSEELILWMSPRFGFIVLADRFCTGSSIMPQKKNPDVPELVRGKTGRVTGHLLALLMLMKAQPLAYNKDNQEDKEPLFDTVDTLTTTVTIYADMLRGLTVDRERMRAAAMEGFATATDFADYLVKKGLPFRDAHEAVAKAVRFASARKVDLSALSLAELKEFSALVEQDVYAVLTLEGSLNSRCHIGGTAPQAVRAAAERGLAQLVGEDR; this is translated from the coding sequence ATGATTGAAAAAGAAAAAGCCGCAGAAACGGCGACCTGGTCCGGATTGTTCGCCGAGCCGGTTGCGGAATTGGTCAAGCGTTACACCGCTTCGGTCGAATTCGACAAGCGCTTGGCGCCGTTCGATATCCAAGGATCGCGCGCGCACGCGCGCATGCTGGCGGCGCAGGGCATTATCAGTGCCGCCGATTTGGCCGATATCGAGCGCGGTCTGGCGCGGATCGAAGTCGAGATTCGCGACGGCAAGTTCGAGTGGTCGATCGACCTGGAAGACGTTCACCTCAATATCGAGAAACGTTTGACCGCTTTGGTCGGCGACGCCGGTAAGCGTCTGCACACGGCCCGTTCGCGCAACGATCAAGTCGCGACCGATATCCGCCTGTATTTGCGCGACGCCATTGATACCTTGCGGCGCGGCATCCGCGAGCTGCAAACCGAGTTGCTTAATCTGGCGCGCACCCATGCCGATACTGTGATGCCCGGTTTCACGCACTTACAGGTCGCCCAGCCGGTTTCGTTCGGCCACCATCTGCTCGCCTATTTCGAAATGCTGGCACGCGATGCCGAGCGTCTCGCCGATTGCCGTAAACGCGTAAACCGCTTACCGCTCGGCGCCGCTGCACTCGCCGGTACCAGTTATCCGATCGATCGCGAGCGCGTCGCGCGCGAGCTCGGATTCGAGCGTGTGTGCGCTAATTCGTTGGACGCGGTGTCCGACCGCGACTTCGCCATCGAATTCACCGCCGCCGCGGCGCTGATCATGATGCATCTATCGCGGTTGTCGGAAGAACTGATTCTGTGGATGAGTCCGCGCTTCGGTTTCATCGTTCTCGCCGACCGATTCTGTACCGGTTCATCGATCATGCCGCAGAAAAAGAATCCGGACGTGCCGGAGCTGGTTCGCGGTAAGACCGGACGCGTGACCGGCCATTTGCTGGCATTACTCATGCTGATGAAAGCTCAGCCGCTTGCCTACAACAAGGACAATCAAGAAGACAAAGAACCGCTGTTCGATACGGTCGATACGTTGACGACCACGGTCACGATTTACGCCGACATGCTGCGCGGTCTGACGGTGGATCGCGAGCGCATGCGCGCCGCGGCCATGGAGGGTTTCGCCACCGCCACCGATTTCGCCGATTACTTGGTCAAGAAAGGGTTGCCGTTCCGCGATGCCCACGAGGCAGTGGCCAAGGCTGTGCGCTTCGCCAGCGCGCGTAAGGTCGACCTTTCGGCATTGTCGCTCGCCGAATTAAAGGAATTCTCGGCGTTGGTGGAACAAGACGTCTACGCAGTGTTGACGCTCGAAGGTTCGCTCAACAGCCGTTGCCATATCGGTGGTACCGCGCCGCAGGCGGTGCGCGCCGCCGCTGAGCGCGGACTGGCGCAACTGGTCGGTGAAGATCGATAA
- a CDS encoding argininosuccinate synthase — translation MSEIKKVVLAYSGGLDTSVILKWLQDTYQCEVVTFTADIGQGEELEPAREKAQKLGIKEIFIDDLREEFVRDFVFPMFRANAIYEGEYLLGTSIARPLIAKRQIEIARATNADAVSHGATGKGNDQVRFELGYYALEPNIRVIAPWREWDLTSREKLLAYAESHGIPIEMKHKAGGSPYSMDANLLHISYEGRALEDPSKEADEDMWRWTVSLKAAPDQAEYVELEYRQGDIVSVNGKSMTPAQVLTELNRLGGTHGIGRLDLVENRYVGMKSRGCYETPGGSIMLKAHRAIESICLDREVAHLKDGLMPRYAELVYSGYWWSPERKAIQVLIDHTQQHVNGWVRLKLYKGNVLVVGRGSSSDSLFDPTIATFEDDAGAYNQADAGGFIRLNALRLRIAAKQGRH, via the coding sequence ATGAGCGAAATTAAAAAAGTCGTGCTGGCCTATTCCGGTGGCTTGGATACGTCGGTGATTTTGAAATGGTTGCAAGATACCTATCAGTGCGAGGTCGTCACGTTCACCGCCGACATCGGCCAGGGTGAAGAGCTCGAGCCGGCGCGCGAGAAAGCGCAGAAGCTCGGCATCAAAGAAATCTTCATCGACGACTTGCGCGAAGAGTTCGTGCGCGATTTCGTGTTTCCGATGTTTCGCGCCAACGCCATCTACGAAGGCGAGTATTTGTTAGGCACCAGCATTGCCCGCCCGCTGATTGCCAAACGTCAAATCGAAATCGCCCGCGCCACTAACGCCGATGCGGTATCGCACGGCGCCACTGGCAAGGGCAACGACCAAGTACGCTTCGAGCTCGGCTACTACGCGCTCGAACCGAACATCCGCGTGATCGCGCCGTGGCGTGAGTGGGATTTGACCTCGCGCGAGAAGCTGTTGGCCTACGCCGAAAGCCACGGCATTCCGATCGAGATGAAGCACAAAGCCGGCGGTAGCCCGTACAGCATGGACGCGAATTTGCTGCACATCTCCTACGAGGGGCGCGCGCTCGAAGATCCGTCTAAGGAAGCCGACGAGGACATGTGGCGTTGGACCGTGTCGCTGAAGGCGGCGCCGGATCAGGCCGAGTACGTCGAGCTCGAATACCGCCAGGGCGATATCGTCAGCGTGAACGGCAAGTCGATGACGCCGGCGCAGGTGTTGACCGAGCTCAACCGACTTGGCGGTACGCACGGTATCGGTCGGCTCGATCTGGTGGAGAACCGCTACGTCGGCATGAAGTCGCGCGGCTGCTACGAGACGCCGGGCGGCAGCATCATGCTCAAGGCGCATCGCGCTATCGAATCGATTTGCCTCGACCGCGAAGTGGCACATCTCAAGGACGGGCTCATGCCGCGTTATGCCGAGCTGGTCTACAGCGGTTATTGGTGGAGCCCGGAGCGCAAAGCGATTCAAGTCTTGATCGATCATACGCAGCAACATGTGAACGGCTGGGTACGACTCAAGCTGTATAAAGGCAACGTGCTGGTCGTCGGTCGCGGGTCGTCGTCCGATTCGTTGTTCGATCCGACCATCGCCACGTTCGAAGACGACGCCGGTGCTTATAACCAGGCCGACGCCGGCGGATTCATCCGCTTGAATGCATTGCGCTTGCGCATCGCCGCCAAGCAGGGACGACATTAA
- the rocF gene encoding arginase: MQSSLAIDVLPKSPNGFVLPGLGRTISVIGAPIDFGASKPGPDLGPESMRAARLNQRLAQLGYEVQDRGDVHVRRPQKIAAPDENPKYLAEITDACDELAGAVHDALNAGQLPLVLGGDHSIAIGSLSGVASYFRQQRETFGLIWFDAHADMNTPETSPSGNIHGMPLASLLGYGAKELVNLRGFAPKLDLRFCAHIGARDLDDGERELIRQLGIRFFTMREVDQRGMSACVDDAIAIASQASGGYAVTFDVDAIDPIDAPGSGTLVRGGLMYREAHLAMEKIAEAGGMRSLEVVEINPSLDVDNRTTELGVELILSALGKTII; this comes from the coding sequence ATGCAATCTTCATTAGCAATCGATGTTCTGCCCAAGAGTCCTAATGGGTTCGTCCTTCCAGGCTTGGGTCGTACCATCAGTGTTATCGGCGCGCCGATCGATTTCGGCGCGAGCAAACCTGGACCCGATCTTGGACCGGAATCGATGCGCGCCGCGCGCCTCAATCAGCGTCTCGCCCAGCTCGGTTACGAGGTCCAGGACCGCGGCGATGTGCACGTCCGCCGCCCGCAAAAAATAGCGGCGCCCGACGAGAACCCGAAGTATCTCGCTGAAATCACCGACGCGTGCGATGAACTCGCCGGCGCCGTGCACGATGCGTTGAACGCCGGCCAGTTGCCGCTGGTGCTCGGCGGCGATCACTCGATCGCTATCGGCTCGTTGAGCGGAGTGGCTTCTTACTTTCGCCAGCAGCGTGAAACGTTCGGTCTCATTTGGTTCGACGCCCATGCCGACATGAACACGCCGGAGACGTCACCGTCGGGCAACATCCACGGGATGCCGTTGGCGTCGTTGCTGGGTTATGGCGCTAAGGAATTGGTCAATTTGCGTGGTTTCGCACCGAAGCTGGATTTGCGATTCTGCGCCCACATCGGCGCGCGCGATCTCGACGACGGCGAGCGCGAATTGATTCGTCAGCTCGGTATCCGTTTCTTCACCATGCGTGAAGTCGACCAGCGCGGTATGAGCGCTTGCGTCGACGACGCCATCGCCATTGCTTCGCAGGCGTCCGGCGGCTACGCCGTCACTTTCGACGTCGATGCGATCGATCCGATCGATGCACCGGGTTCCGGCACATTGGTGCGCGGCGGTCTGATGTATCGCGAGGCGCACTTGGCGATGGAAAAAATCGCCGAGGCCGGCGGCATGCGCTCACTCGAGGTGGTGGAGATCAATCCATCGCTCGATGTCGACAATCGTACGACCGAGCTCGGCGTCGAGTTGATCCTGTCGGCATTGGGAAAAACCATCATCTAA
- the argF gene encoding ornithine carbamoyltransferase produces the protein MNIAVAHRPRLSNQAAVGLKHFLQLSDLTSEEYDYLFERTRAIKQLFKNYATYQPLKDRTLAMVFAKQSTRTRVSFEAGMAQLGGHSIHLTTGDTQIGRGEPIEDVARVISRMVDVVMIRTFEQSIIERFTAHSRVPVINGLTDEYHPCQILADIYTYTEFRGSIRGKTVAWIGDANNMCNTWLQAAQIFDFKLQVATPAQYQLEPQRRAALGSRLECFTDPMQAARGADLVTTDVWTSMGFEAETDARQQAFAGFQVDVPMMAQARPDALFMHCLPAHRGEEVSVEVLDGPQSVVWDEAENRLHVQKALLEYLLLGWLKQG, from the coding sequence ATGAACATTGCTGTCGCGCACCGACCCCGATTATCGAATCAGGCGGCGGTCGGCTTGAAGCATTTCTTGCAGTTGAGCGATTTGACCAGCGAAGAGTACGACTATCTCTTCGAGCGCACTCGCGCGATCAAGCAACTGTTTAAGAATTACGCGACTTACCAGCCGCTCAAAGATCGGACCTTGGCAATGGTATTTGCCAAGCAATCGACGCGCACACGGGTGTCATTCGAGGCCGGCATGGCGCAGCTCGGCGGTCATTCGATCCATTTGACCACCGGCGATACGCAAATCGGCCGCGGCGAACCGATCGAGGATGTTGCCCGCGTCATCAGCCGCATGGTCGACGTGGTGATGATCCGCACCTTCGAGCAATCGATCATCGAGCGCTTTACCGCTCATTCGCGTGTGCCGGTCATCAATGGTCTGACCGACGAGTATCACCCATGTCAGATCTTGGCCGATATCTACACCTACACCGAATTTCGCGGGTCGATACGCGGCAAGACCGTCGCTTGGATCGGTGATGCCAACAACATGTGCAACACCTGGCTGCAGGCGGCGCAGATCTTCGATTTCAAGCTGCAGGTGGCGACGCCGGCGCAATACCAGCTGGAGCCGCAACGACGCGCGGCACTCGGTAGCCGACTGGAATGTTTTACCGATCCGATGCAGGCAGCGCGTGGCGCCGATCTCGTGACTACCGATGTTTGGACCAGCATGGGTTTTGAAGCCGAGACCGATGCGCGTCAACAAGCGTTCGCCGGTTTCCAAGTGGATGTGCCGATGATGGCGCAAGCGCGGCCGGATGCATTGTTCATGCATTGTTTGCCGGCGCATCGCGGCGAAGAGGTGTCGGTCGAGGTGTTGGATGGGCCGCAAAGCGTGGTTTGGGATGAAGCGGAAAATCGGCTGCATGTGCAGAAGGCGTTGCTCGAGTATTTGTTATTGGGTTGGTTGAAGCAGGGGTGA
- a CDS encoding aspartate/tyrosine/aromatic aminotransferase: MNALVAASLFDGVEMAPRDPILGINDAFSADSNAGKVNLGVGVYYNGAGDVPLLECVRRAEALLAENPAPRTYLPIDGLLVYSRAAQALLFGADSPVVREERIVTVQALGGTGGLKLGADFLKRMALAATVWISDPSWENHRALFENAGFAVKSYPYYDAVTRSVDFSGMVDTLRRLPAGSIVVLHACCHNPTGVDLTFDQWSEVITIVGERRLIPFLDIAYQGFGEGLDADAVVLRRFAAAGGPVFIASSFSKSFSLYGERVGALSVVTASRDEAQRVLSQLKRVVRTNYSNPPTHGSRVVATVLTTPALHVLWERELAGMRDRIGDMRWQLVEKLKVYAAATDFDFILQQRGMFSYSGLSKDAVARLRKEFAIYAVDTGRICLAALNTKNVDYVAQGIARVM, translated from the coding sequence ATGAACGCTTTGGTGGCTGCTTCCTTGTTCGATGGCGTCGAAATGGCGCCGCGCGATCCGATCCTCGGCATCAACGACGCCTTCAGCGCCGATAGCAATGCCGGCAAAGTCAATCTCGGCGTCGGTGTTTATTACAACGGCGCCGGCGACGTACCACTGCTCGAGTGCGTGCGCCGTGCCGAAGCGCTGCTCGCGGAAAATCCGGCACCGCGCACTTATTTGCCGATCGACGGCCTGCTGGTCTATAGCCGTGCCGCGCAGGCGTTGCTGTTCGGCGCTGACAGCCCGGTCGTGCGTGAAGAACGCATCGTTACCGTGCAAGCGCTCGGCGGCACCGGCGGACTCAAGCTCGGCGCCGATTTCCTGAAACGAATGGCGCTGGCGGCGACGGTATGGATCAGCGATCCGAGTTGGGAGAACCATCGGGCGTTATTTGAAAATGCTGGCTTCGCCGTCAAGTCTTATCCGTATTACGATGCTGTCACCCGCAGCGTCGATTTTTCCGGGATGGTCGACACCTTACGTCGATTGCCGGCCGGCAGCATCGTCGTATTGCACGCCTGTTGCCATAACCCCACCGGCGTCGATCTCACGTTCGATCAGTGGAGTGAAGTGATTACCATCGTCGGCGAACGCCGGCTGATTCCGTTTCTTGATATCGCCTACCAAGGTTTCGGCGAAGGTCTCGATGCCGACGCGGTGGTGCTGCGTCGTTTCGCCGCTGCCGGCGGCCCGGTATTTATTGCGAGCTCGTTCTCCAAATCGTTTTCGTTGTACGGCGAGCGTGTCGGCGCTTTGAGCGTGGTTACCGCCAGTCGCGATGAGGCGCAGCGCGTGCTCAGTCAATTGAAGCGCGTGGTGCGCACGAACTATTCCAATCCACCTACGCATGGCAGCCGCGTTGTCGCCACGGTGTTGACCACGCCGGCGTTGCATGTGCTGTGGGAGCGGGAGCTGGCCGGCATGCGCGACCGTATCGGCGACATGCGCTGGCAGCTGGTGGAAAAACTCAAGGTGTATGCAGCGGCCACAGATTTCGATTTCATACTGCAGCAACGCGGGATGTTTTCGTACTCGGGGCTTTCCAAAGATGCCGTGGCGCGATTGCGGAAAGAGTTTGCGATTTATGCCGTTGATACCGGACGCATTTGTCTCGCGGCGCTGAATACCAAGAACGTCGATTATGTGGCGCAGGGGATTGCGCGCGTGATGTAA